In a genomic window of Methanoregula sp. UBA64:
- a CDS encoding RNA-guided endonuclease TnpB family protein, translated as MIKVHPSEHVPARWIGVDLNTTGHAAVAADPDSGKVLKLGKNVHYVRSNSIKNCTKLYREGKLWKLSRDKSRERKAFKAAINKISRQIVTFAEALGSGIKFEKLFSSRYSHSRDPAGFVEFSFANGSFLSLQRLVEKRAAKQGIPVLYVNPAYTSKRCSRCGCMGHRSRKHFECPHCGFVAHADVNAAFNIALASCRIHPLPTGEEALAGGLRLAKKQVRQRAREELAGTGRHIHEIATQVPAGNLLAILEQ; from the coding sequence GTGATAAAAGTTCATCCATCCGAACATGTACCTGCCCGCTGGATCGGTGTTGACCTCAACACGACCGGGCATGCGGCCGTGGCCGCCGACCCAGACAGCGGGAAAGTCCTGAAACTGGGGAAAAACGTACACTACGTCCGCAGCAACTCCATAAAAAACTGTACCAAACTCTATCGGGAAGGCAAACTCTGGAAACTTTCCCGGGACAAAAGCCGTGAACGCAAGGCGTTCAAGGCGGCAATCAACAAGATCTCCCGTCAGATCGTCACCTTTGCAGAGGCGCTCGGTTCGGGCATCAAGTTCGAGAAGCTCTTTTCCAGCCGGTACTCGCACTCCCGCGATCCTGCCGGGTTTGTGGAATTTTCCTTTGCAAACGGCTCTTTTCTCTCGCTCCAGCGTCTTGTCGAGAAACGTGCAGCAAAACAGGGCATCCCTGTCCTGTACGTCAACCCGGCGTATACCTCAAAAAGGTGCAGCCGGTGCGGCTGCATGGGACACCGGAGCAGGAAACATTTCGAGTGCCCGCACTGCGGCTTTGTTGCTCATGCAGATGTGAATGCTGCATTCAACATTGCGCTCGCATCCTGCCGCATACACCCGCTCCCGACCGGGGAGGAAGCGCTGGCCGGAGGGTTACGGCTCGCAAAAAAACAGGTGCGCCAGCGTGCACGGGAAGAACTTGCAGGTACCGGCCGGCATATCCATGAGATTGCAACACAGGTCCCGGCCGGCAACCTGCTTGCGATCCTCGAGCAGTAA
- a CDS encoding VIT1/CCC1 transporter family protein: protein MQLNGESLPKALAFQKNEITEHHIYSRIAKRTSDPHNREVLERIAEEELRHYAIWKQYTGQDIAPDRIRIWFYSFIAWLFGLTFAVKLMEGVEQGAQTADRANILGIPEMPAMLENEAQHERELIALIDEERLRYIGSVVLGLNDALVEFTGTLAGLTFAIQNSRIIAVAGLITGVAASLSMAASEYLSQRSDTTAGTSPKKAAIYTGLTYIVTVTLLILPYLVLSNPYISLVCTLAGAVIVIFCFTFYISVAKDLPFYKRFAEMAVISLGIAAVSFVIGLLIRVLLNVNV, encoded by the coding sequence ATGCAGCTGAACGGGGAGTCCCTGCCAAAAGCCCTGGCGTTCCAGAAAAACGAGATCACCGAACACCATATCTATTCGCGTATCGCCAAACGGACATCCGATCCCCACAACCGCGAAGTCCTAGAGCGGATTGCAGAGGAAGAACTTCGGCACTATGCAATCTGGAAGCAGTACACCGGACAGGATATTGCCCCGGACAGGATCCGCATCTGGTTCTATTCGTTTATTGCCTGGCTTTTCGGGCTCACGTTTGCGGTCAAACTGATGGAGGGGGTGGAACAGGGGGCGCAGACAGCCGACCGGGCCAATATCCTGGGTATCCCCGAGATGCCGGCCATGCTTGAGAACGAGGCGCAGCACGAGCGGGAACTGATAGCGCTGATCGACGAGGAACGGCTGCGGTATATTGGCTCGGTGGTCCTCGGTCTCAACGATGCGCTGGTCGAGTTTACCGGCACGCTTGCCGGCCTTACCTTTGCTATCCAGAACTCCCGGATCATTGCGGTAGCCGGCCTGATCACCGGGGTTGCGGCATCGCTCTCGATGGCTGCATCGGAATACCTCTCCCAGCGCTCCGATACCACAGCCGGGACCAGCCCGAAAAAAGCTGCGATCTATACCGGTCTTACCTACATTGTTACGGTAACGCTGCTTATCCTGCCGTACCTCGTCCTCTCCAATCCCTATATCTCCCTTGTCTGCACGCTTGCCGGTGCGGTCATCGTGATCTTCTGTTTCACGTTCTATATCTCGGTTGCAAAGGACCTGCCGTTTTACAAGAGGTTTGCAGAGATGGCAGTGATCAGCCTCGGGATTGCAGCGGTCTCGTTCGTGATCGGCCTCCTTATCCGTGTCCTGCTCAACGTGAACGTATAA
- a CDS encoding SpoIIE family protein phosphatase, with protein MNPQKPHKIALSIRAKILILFLALSLVALAITGYFALSAISDVGTYAQESSRELGSGVVNDSSTALLSLGEDYLVSMVDNQAAIADVVFVDTNSEMDILAAQVAQFQQNPPAASLVPTYLANTPPADPSRGALLTFAPTATATPDSQEAKTLAGLSGALKAVCQSDSDMTSIYIATDSGMMLMYPANATLPKNYDPRTRSWYVQALGQETRVWSDKPYVDAGQNGLTMTCSQAVASPAYGHWVIGADISTETIDEDIIGQSFGGSGYAVLLNHNGSVISRPGMSAGNVRWNEQFSGENAFGSTDPGLTSVAQNMTAGKTGIGEVIFNGTPVYVAYAPVSSMNWSLAVSVPVSQITQPVEKFTGKIDTATKDTGQHITTQTDRLLMVFLLLFVAILLFVFIVALLLSQVITKPVARLKDGAGAFGEGDLSYRIHIDSGDEFEDLAGSFNTMAEELRQNIENLKKTTAEKERYAKEMEIARGIQTSFLPASMPDLPGYDLAAVMIPAMEVGGDFYDIIPLAGGRWAFVIADVSGKGMSAALFMAMSRTLLRANLEGTTDPLAALKTTNRMIEANAPSSMFVTVYLAVLDPVQRTFTCISAGHNPPLLVKGKTGEAGYLPAQGVAMGVLPEMEGAAEQVAAESGDLLILYTDGVTEAFDTGYEAFGEERLAAVAQKARDLPASGIRDRIISAIREFAGTAPQSDDITLVVIRIK; from the coding sequence ATGAATCCCCAGAAGCCTCACAAGATAGCACTCTCCATCCGGGCAAAGATCCTTATCTTGTTCCTGGCACTCTCCCTTGTCGCACTCGCAATCACCGGGTATTTCGCGCTTTCCGCTATCTCCGATGTGGGAACGTACGCGCAGGAGAGCAGTCGCGAGCTGGGGTCCGGCGTAGTAAACGACAGTTCCACGGCCCTGCTCTCTCTTGGCGAGGATTACCTGGTCAGCATGGTTGACAACCAGGCCGCAATCGCAGATGTTGTTTTTGTGGATACCAACAGCGAGATGGACATTCTTGCTGCGCAGGTGGCCCAGTTCCAGCAAAATCCTCCGGCAGCCTCGCTTGTCCCGACGTACCTGGCAAATACCCCACCGGCGGATCCCTCCCGCGGGGCGCTGCTCACCTTTGCCCCGACTGCAACGGCAACTCCCGATTCGCAGGAAGCAAAGACCCTTGCCGGCCTTTCCGGTGCACTTAAGGCAGTCTGCCAGTCCGATTCCGATATGACCAGCATCTATATCGCCACCGACTCCGGCATGATGCTGATGTACCCGGCAAACGCCACGCTCCCGAAAAATTACGATCCCCGGACCCGCTCGTGGTACGTGCAGGCTCTCGGACAGGAGACCCGGGTATGGTCCGACAAGCCGTACGTGGATGCCGGGCAGAACGGGCTTACCATGACCTGCTCGCAGGCAGTAGCAAGTCCTGCATACGGGCACTGGGTGATCGGCGCGGACATATCGACAGAGACCATCGACGAGGATATCATCGGCCAGTCGTTTGGCGGCAGCGGGTATGCCGTCCTCCTGAACCATAACGGGAGCGTTATCAGCCGTCCCGGGATGTCTGCCGGCAATGTGCGGTGGAACGAGCAGTTCTCGGGGGAGAACGCATTCGGCAGTACCGATCCCGGCCTTACCTCGGTTGCACAAAACATGACCGCCGGAAAGACCGGTATCGGTGAGGTGATATTCAACGGGACCCCGGTCTATGTTGCCTATGCCCCGGTCAGTTCTATGAACTGGAGCCTTGCCGTCTCGGTCCCGGTCAGCCAGATCACGCAGCCGGTGGAAAAGTTCACCGGTAAGATCGACACCGCCACGAAGGATACCGGGCAGCACATCACCACCCAGACCGACCGGCTCCTGATGGTGTTCTTACTCCTGTTTGTTGCCATTTTGCTGTTCGTCTTTATCGTTGCGCTCCTGCTCAGCCAGGTCATCACCAAACCGGTTGCCCGCCTCAAGGATGGGGCCGGTGCATTTGGCGAAGGCGATCTCTCGTACCGGATCCATATCGATTCCGGCGACGAGTTCGAGGATCTCGCCGGTTCGTTCAACACCATGGCAGAAGAACTCCGGCAGAATATCGAGAACCTCAAAAAGACCACTGCGGAAAAGGAGCGGTACGCCAAAGAGATGGAGATCGCCCGGGGGATCCAGACCAGCTTCCTGCCGGCCTCGATGCCCGATCTCCCGGGATACGATCTTGCCGCGGTCATGATCCCGGCCATGGAAGTGGGCGGGGACTTCTACGACATTATCCCGCTTGCGGGAGGGCGGTGGGCGTTTGTCATTGCCGATGTCTCCGGGAAAGGGATGAGTGCAGCGCTCTTTATGGCAATGTCGCGGACCCTGCTCCGTGCAAATCTTGAAGGGACAACAGACCCCCTTGCCGCACTGAAAACGACAAACCGGATGATCGAGGCAAACGCCCCGTCGTCCATGTTTGTCACGGTCTATCTGGCAGTTCTCGATCCGGTGCAGCGGACGTTTACGTGTATCAGTGCGGGCCACAACCCTCCGCTCCTGGTGAAAGGAAAGACCGGGGAAGCGGGGTACCTGCCTGCGCAGGGCGTTGCCATGGGAGTACTCCCCGAGATGGAGGGTGCCGCCGAACAGGTTGCAGCAGAGTCCGGCGACCTCCTGATCCTGTATACGGACGGCGTTACGGAAGCGTTCGATACCGGCTATGAAGCTTTCGGCGAGGAAAGGCTCGCTGCTGTTGCACAAAAAGCCCGGGACCTGCCGGCATCAGGGATCCGGGACCGGATCATCTCCGCGATCCGGGAATTCGCCGGCACTGCGCCGCAGTCCGACGATATCACCCTGGTCGTGATCCGGATTAAATAA